One window of Candidatus Tokpelaia hoelldoblerii genomic DNA carries:
- a CDS encoding Hypothetical protein (bhsal10740), with translation MTATIFLRRLIAPVAALAVLGGSMQLAGAQGAGADAQKISASQLQAARKAVAAIHATDQFDEFLPGIMVDLKNKWMGLYPNYEKEISAVVDEQALALTPRRTDLEKEAARAYAKQFSEKELNQIAAFYNTEAGKKLIEKGPVAMVEALNAYKIWRQGIAQDLDANVQKALQKKFGEAQQQPAASEGTPASGAN, from the coding sequence ATGACTGCAACAATTTTTCTTCGCCGTTTGATTGCCCCCGTTGCCGCTCTTGCTGTTTTAGGGGGGAGCATGCAGCTTGCCGGAGCACAGGGAGCCGGCGCCGATGCGCAGAAAATCAGCGCTTCGCAATTGCAGGCGGCAAGAAAGGCGGTTGCTGCAATCCATGCGACAGACCAGTTTGACGAGTTTCTGCCTGGCATTATGGTTGATTTGAAAAACAAATGGATGGGGTTGTACCCGAATTACGAAAAAGAAATTTCTGCCGTGGTTGATGAGCAGGCGCTGGCGCTGACACCGCGCCGCACCGACCTGGAAAAGGAAGCCGCGCGCGCCTACGCGAAACAGTTTTCAGAAAAAGAGCTGAACCAGATTGCCGCATTTTATAATACTGAAGCCGGCAAGAAACTGATTGAAAAGGGGCCTGTTGCCATGGTTGAAGCCTTGAATGCTTATAAAATCTGGCGGCAGGGCATCGCACAGGATCTTGATGCCAATGTTCAAAAGGCTTTGCAGAAAAAATTTGGCGAAGCTCAGCAGCAGCCTGCGGCCTCTGAAGGAACTCCTGCATCGGGGGCTAACTGA
- the dnaE gene encoding DNA polymerase III subunit alpha (bhsal10750), translated as MEQAQKQLIHPDFIHLRVHSGYSLLEGALKVDKIVAHAQADKQPAMAITDSSNLFGALEFTQKCFKVGIQPIIGCQLAVDFADESYDPRLGKIRTLASFSSLVLLAATDEGYANLVSLVSRAYLDKPEMEPPHLHIDWLADMGQGIIALSGGAGGPVEQALLTDRPDRAEQRLDRLQTIFGDRLYIELQRHGDYNHTLERKMLDFAYGKALPLVATNEAFFLQREDYEAHDALLAIAEGQVVSNDDRRRVTPDHYLKTQGEMAALFADLPEALENTVEIARRCHAFTPTRDPILPHFTGQADDPAAAVAAEAEEMIGQARKGLKHRLETAGLAEGYSVEAYEKRLEYEISIIVRMQFPGYFLIVSDFIKWAKAHGIPVGPGRGSGAGSLVAYALMITDVDPLRFSLLFERFLNPDRVSMPDFDIDFCQDRREEVIHYVQEKYGREQVAQIITFGTLQARAVLRDVGRVLEMPYGQVDGLSKLVPSNPANPVSLTKAVEDEPKFAEEEQKDPVVGRLLDIAKKLEGLYRHASTHAAGIVIGDRPLWQLVPMYRDPRSDMPVTQFNMKFVEQAGLVKFDFLGLKTLTVLQTAVEFVKRKGVDINLAHIPLDDGETYAILSRGETVGVFQVESAGMRKALLGMRPDRIEDIIALVALYRPGPMENIPTYNARKHGEEEIASIHPKIDYLVKETQGVIVYQEQVMQIAQVLSGYSLGEADLLRRAMGKKIRAEMDQQRARFVDGAVEGGLGKEQANTIFDLLAKFADYGFNKSHAAAYAIVSYQTAYLKAHHPVEFLAASMTYDMSNTDKLNDFRREAERLGIEVVAPSVQTSHRVFEVGENTIYYSLAAIKGVGEPAVDHIVECRGDKPFANLEDFCERTDPRIVNRRVLESLVNAGALDCFGIRREVLIAGVDTIIARSQRLSEDQNSGQIDIFGMVSGVSEPLMLPQAEPWLGGEKLHREFQAVGFYLSAHPLDEYKNLLGKMRVQEWATFAGAVRRGASAGRLAGTVNAKQIRKTRSGNKMGIVQFSDATGQYEAVLFSEGLAQYGDMLEAGQSVVITVAAEDRPEGVSLRVQTVQSLEGEAGRVQKAMRLYVRSADTVRQIAGQLKNEGDGAVSLIVIKDQGASEIEIALPKRYKLSPSLAAALKTVSEVIDVELI; from the coding sequence ATGGAACAGGCGCAAAAACAGCTGATACATCCCGATTTTATTCATTTGCGGGTGCATTCGGGCTATTCCCTGCTGGAAGGCGCGCTGAAAGTTGATAAAATTGTTGCCCATGCGCAAGCGGATAAACAGCCCGCAATGGCGATAACCGACAGCAGCAACCTGTTCGGCGCGCTGGAATTTACGCAAAAATGTTTCAAGGTGGGGATTCAGCCGATCATTGGTTGCCAGCTGGCGGTGGATTTTGCCGATGAAAGCTATGATCCGCGCCTTGGCAAAATCCGCACGCTGGCGTCTTTTTCTTCGCTTGTGCTGCTGGCGGCGACGGATGAGGGCTATGCCAATCTGGTCAGTCTTGTCAGCCGTGCCTATCTCGACAAGCCGGAAATGGAGCCGCCGCATCTTCATATCGATTGGCTGGCTGATATGGGGCAGGGCATTATCGCGCTTTCCGGCGGCGCTGGCGGGCCAGTTGAACAGGCCCTGCTGACGGACCGGCCGGACAGAGCCGAACAGCGCCTTGACCGTTTGCAGACAATATTTGGTGACCGGCTTTATATCGAACTGCAACGCCATGGTGATTATAATCATACGCTTGAGCGCAAAATGCTTGATTTTGCCTACGGAAAAGCCCTGCCGCTGGTCGCGACCAATGAAGCGTTTTTTCTGCAGCGTGAGGATTATGAGGCGCATGATGCGCTGCTTGCTATTGCCGAAGGGCAGGTGGTGTCCAATGATGACCGCCGCCGCGTCACACCGGACCATTATCTCAAGACACAAGGAGAGATGGCGGCGCTGTTTGCCGATCTGCCGGAAGCGCTGGAAAATACCGTTGAAATTGCCCGCCGCTGTCATGCCTTTACGCCGACGCGCGACCCTATCCTGCCGCATTTTACCGGTCAGGCTGATGACCCGGCGGCGGCGGTCGCTGCAGAAGCTGAGGAAATGATCGGCCAGGCGCGCAAGGGGCTGAAGCATCGGCTGGAAACTGCCGGCCTTGCTGAAGGTTATAGTGTCGAAGCTTATGAAAAGCGGCTGGAATACGAGATTTCCATTATCGTCCGCATGCAGTTTCCGGGCTATTTTCTCATCGTTTCCGATTTTATCAAATGGGCCAAGGCGCATGGCATTCCTGTCGGCCCCGGGCGCGGTTCCGGTGCAGGGTCGCTTGTTGCCTATGCTCTGATGATCACCGATGTTGATCCGCTGCGCTTCTCTTTGCTGTTTGAGCGTTTCCTCAATCCTGACCGCGTTTCCATGCCGGATTTTGATATTGATTTCTGTCAGGACCGGCGTGAGGAAGTGATCCATTATGTGCAGGAAAAATATGGCCGCGAACAAGTAGCGCAGATTATCACCTTCGGGACCTTGCAGGCGCGTGCTGTGCTGCGTGATGTCGGGCGGGTGCTGGAAATGCCTTACGGACAGGTTGACGGCTTAAGCAAGCTGGTGCCGTCCAATCCTGCCAATCCGGTTTCGCTGACAAAAGCAGTGGAAGATGAGCCGAAATTTGCCGAGGAGGAGCAGAAGGACCCGGTTGTTGGCCGGTTGCTTGATATTGCGAAAAAGCTGGAAGGGCTTTATCGCCACGCTTCAACTCATGCTGCCGGTATTGTGATTGGGGACCGGCCTTTATGGCAACTGGTGCCGATGTATCGCGATCCGCGTTCTGATATGCCGGTGACGCAGTTCAATATGAAATTTGTCGAGCAGGCCGGGCTGGTGAAATTTGACTTTCTCGGCCTGAAAACCCTGACAGTTCTGCAGACGGCGGTTGAATTTGTCAAGCGCAAGGGCGTGGATATCAACCTTGCTCATATTCCGCTCGATGACGGAGAAACCTATGCAATTTTGTCCCGCGGGGAAACAGTCGGCGTGTTTCAGGTGGAAAGTGCGGGCATGCGCAAGGCGCTGCTGGGGATGCGGCCGGACAGGATCGAGGATATTATCGCGCTGGTGGCGTTGTACCGCCCGGGGCCGATGGAAAACATCCCGACCTATAATGCGCGCAAGCATGGTGAGGAAGAAATCGCCTCCATTCATCCCAAAATCGACTATCTGGTGAAGGAAACGCAGGGCGTTATCGTTTATCAGGAGCAGGTGATGCAGATTGCCCAGGTGCTTTCAGGCTATTCATTGGGAGAAGCGGATTTACTGCGCCGCGCCATGGGCAAGAAAATCCGGGCGGAAATGGATCAGCAGCGCGCCCGTTTTGTTGACGGCGCGGTGGAGGGCGGGCTTGGCAAGGAACAGGCCAATACGATTTTTGATTTGCTGGCAAAATTTGCCGATTACGGTTTTAACAAATCCCATGCGGCGGCTTATGCCATTGTTTCGTACCAGACGGCTTATCTCAAGGCGCACCATCCGGTAGAGTTTCTGGCGGCGTCCATGACCTATGATATGTCAAACACCGACAAGCTCAATGATTTTCGCCGCGAGGCCGAGCGGTTGGGTATTGAAGTTGTCGCGCCGTCTGTCCAGACATCTCACCGGGTTTTTGAAGTGGGCGAGAATACAATTTATTATTCACTGGCCGCGATCAAGGGGGTGGGTGAACCGGCGGTTGACCATATTGTTGAATGCCGTGGCGACAAGCCTTTTGCCAATCTGGAAGACTTTTGCGAGCGGACCGACCCGCGTATTGTCAACCGGCGGGTGCTGGAAAGTCTGGTCAATGCCGGGGCGCTTGATTGTTTCGGCATTCGCCGGGAAGTGCTGATTGCCGGAGTTGATACGATCATCGCCCGTTCGCAACGCCTGTCGGAAGATCAAAATAGCGGCCAGATTGATATTTTCGGGATGGTGAGCGGAGTGAGCGAGCCGCTCATGCTGCCGCAGGCAGAGCCATGGCTTGGCGGAGAGAAGCTGCACCGCGAGTTTCAGGCCGTAGGGTTTTACCTTTCCGCCCATCCGCTTGATGAATATAAGAACCTGCTTGGAAAAATGCGTGTGCAGGAATGGGCGACTTTTGCCGGCGCTGTGCGCCGGGGGGCAAGTGCCGGGCGGCTGGCGGGAACAGTGAACGCCAAGCAGATCCGCAAAACCCGTTCAGGCAACAAGATGGGGATTGTGCAGTTTTCCGATGCAACCGGTCAGTATGAAGCTGTTTTGTTTTCAGAAGGTCTGGCGCAATATGGTGATATGCTGGAGGCAGGACAATCCGTTGTCATCACCGTTGCAGCTGAAGATCGGCCTGAGGGGGTGAGCCTGCGGGTGCAGACGGTGCAATCGCTGGAAGGCGAGGCGGGGCGGGTGCAAAAAGCCATGCGGCTTTATGTCCGTTCGGCAGATACGGTCAGGCAAATCGCCGGACAGCTTAAAAATGAAGGTGATGGCGCAGTAAGCCTTATTGTCATCAAGGATCAGGGTGCGTCAGAGATTGAAATTGCTCTGCCTAAACGTTATAAACTCAGCCCAAGTCTTGCTGCAGCATTAAAAACGGTGTCTGAAGTCATTGATGTGGAATTGATTTAA
- the lolD gene encoding Lipoprotein-releasing system ATP-binding protein LolD (bhsal10760), protein MSKQPVLKLVNIKRSYRNSGKALVILDRANFTLNRGETVALVAPSGTGKSTLLHIAGLLERPNSGDVELQGRSCAQLNDDRRTAVRRSDIGFVYQFHHLLPEFTALENVMLPQMIAGLGRDEARVRAKKLLDYMRVGHRAKHRPSELSGGEQQRVAIARAVANAPLVLLADEPTGNLDPATSGYVFEALTALVRQSGLAALIATHNYALAKQMDRRITLKNGKIVELA, encoded by the coding sequence ATGAGTAAACAGCCGGTTTTAAAACTTGTCAATATCAAGCGCTCTTATCGCAACAGTGGCAAGGCGCTGGTTATTCTCGACAGGGCGAATTTTACCCTGAACCGTGGTGAGACGGTGGCGCTTGTCGCGCCGTCCGGCACTGGTAAATCAACCCTGCTGCATATTGCCGGTTTGCTCGAACGCCCCAATAGCGGTGATGTGGAATTGCAGGGGCGCTCGTGTGCGCAATTGAATGATGACCGGCGCACGGCTGTGCGGCGTTCGGATATTGGTTTTGTCTATCAGTTTCATCATCTGCTGCCGGAATTTACGGCGCTGGAAAATGTCATGCTGCCGCAGATGATTGCCGGGCTGGGCCGGGATGAGGCGCGGGTGCGCGCTAAAAAGCTGCTGGATTATATGCGTGTCGGCCACCGGGCAAAACACCGCCCGTCCGAGCTTTCCGGCGGTGAGCAGCAGCGTGTGGCGATTGCGCGCGCGGTTGCCAACGCGCCGCTGGTTTTGCTGGCGGATGAGCCGACCGGCAATCTTGATCCGGCAACGTCAGGTTATGTATTTGAGGCGTTAACGGCGCTGGTGCGCCAGTCCGGTCTTGCGGCGCTGATTGCCACCCATAATTATGCGCTGGCCAAACAGATGGACCGGCGTATTACGCTTAAGAACGGCAAGATTGTTGAATTGGCTTGA
- the lolC/E gene encoding LolC/E family lipoprotein-releasing system transmembrane protein (bhsal10770), whose amino-acid sequence MTKRDATVEQKSRPFAAFEWMVASRYMIPSRKQGFTSVISVISFIGVMIGVWALIVVMSVMNGFHSELTSRILGINGDLLLRPGLDSNFDDYETLAARLAAVKGVKLVLPLVEGQGLVQGEFGGGTGALIRGLRMADLEKLQIVSSNIKEGSLHDLVEQEQPARQDTTGPRHPETRAEELAPDTAETAAAPYTAYNIAIGQKMAETLGLSVGNILTVISPEGDQTPMGMMPRMKEYKVAAVFKTGMNDYDAAIIYMPLEEAQLFFNMEGTVPMFEVFTDDPFAVDALKPKLEEAAGRSLFTSDWKERNQNFLGALRMESTVMFFILSLIVLVAALNIISGLIMLVRDKTHDIAVLRTMGAGRGAIMRIFIMAGLAIGISGTFFGVILGVVTSLNVERIHNFIAGVTGRQLFNPDAYYLSQLPSKLDGGQVFMVVVMALVLSFLATLQPALKAARLDPVQALRYE is encoded by the coding sequence ATGACAAAAAGAGATGCAACTGTTGAACAAAAAAGCCGCCCCTTTGCCGCTTTTGAGTGGATGGTTGCGTCCCGTTATATGATTCCAAGCCGGAAACAGGGTTTTACTTCCGTGATTTCGGTCATTTCCTTCATCGGGGTGATGATCGGCGTATGGGCGCTGATTGTTGTCATGTCGGTGATGAACGGTTTTCATAGCGAACTGACAAGCCGTATTCTTGGCATTAACGGTGATCTGTTGCTGCGTCCCGGCCTTGACAGCAATTTTGATGATTATGAAACCCTTGCGGCCAGGCTTGCAGCGGTCAAAGGTGTGAAACTGGTTTTGCCGCTGGTGGAGGGGCAGGGGCTGGTGCAGGGTGAATTCGGCGGCGGAACAGGGGCGCTGATCCGTGGCCTGCGCATGGCTGACCTTGAAAAATTGCAGATTGTCTCTTCCAATATCAAGGAAGGTTCGTTGCACGATCTGGTTGAGCAGGAGCAGCCTGCCAGGCAGGATACAACCGGCCCGCGCCATCCGGAGACCCGGGCGGAAGAACTGGCCCCCGATACGGCGGAAACCGCTGCCGCGCCATATACGGCCTATAATATCGCCATCGGGCAGAAAATGGCTGAAACTCTGGGGTTGTCCGTGGGAAATATTCTTACCGTCATTTCGCCGGAAGGAGACCAGACCCCGATGGGGATGATGCCGCGGATGAAAGAATACAAGGTGGCGGCGGTTTTCAAGACCGGTATGAATGATTATGATGCCGCTATTATTTACATGCCTCTGGAAGAGGCGCAGCTTTTCTTTAATATGGAAGGCACTGTGCCGATGTTTGAAGTGTTTACCGATGATCCCTTTGCTGTTGACGCGCTCAAGCCGAAGCTGGAAGAAGCGGCAGGGCGCAGCCTGTTCACCAGTGACTGGAAAGAGCGTAACCAGAATTTTCTGGGAGCCTTGAGGATGGAAAGCACGGTGATGTTTTTTATCCTGTCGCTGATTGTACTTGTCGCGGCGCTGAATATCATTTCCGGCCTGATTATGCTGGTGCGTGACAAAACCCATGACATTGCCGTTTTGCGCACCATGGGCGCGGGGCGCGGGGCGATTATGCGTATTTTTATCATGGCCGGTCTGGCTATTGGTATCAGTGGCACATTTTTCGGGGTGATTTTAGGTGTTGTCACCAGTCTGAATGTCGAACGGATCCATAATTTTATCGCTGGTGTGACGGGCAGGCAGCTGTTTAATCCCGATGCTTATTACTTAAGCCAGTTGCCCTCGAAGCTCGATGGCGGGCAGGTGTTCATGGTGGTTGTCATGGCGCTGGTTCTGTCTTTTCTTGCCACTTTGCAGCCCGCTTTAAAGGCGGCGCGGCTCGACCCTGTGCAGGCGCTGCGCTATGAGTAA
- a CDS encoding Proline--tRNA ligase (bhsal10780), with product MRLSQYFLPILKENPKEAEIASHRLMLRAGMIRQQSAGIYSWLPLGKKVLDKVCAIIREEQNRAGALEIWMPTIQSADLWRESGRYDDYGKEMLRIADRQERDMLYGPTNEEMVTDIFRSYVRSYRDLPLNLYHIQWKFRDEIRPRFGVMRSREFLMKDGYSFDLDYEGARAAYNRVFVSYLRTFTRAGLKAIPMRADTGPIGGDLSHEFIILADTGESAVFCDRQYLDMPVPGADVDFTDDAAMADIVAQWTTPYAATEEMHDEAEWENVKAGDRLAARGIEVGHIFHFGDKYSAPMGARVTGPDGKEHTVSMGSYGIGPSRLVAAAIEASHDENGIIWPKAIAPFDLGIINMKPGDEACDKLAKRVYTQAGNAGFDCLLDDSSERAGSKFATMDLIGLPTQIIIGPRGAAAGEVEIKDRKSGARETLSVEAALNRIMA from the coding sequence ATGCGCCTTTCCCAATATTTTTTGCCTATTTTAAAAGAAAACCCCAAGGAAGCGGAAATCGCCTCGCACCGGCTCATGCTGCGTGCCGGTATGATCCGCCAGCAGTCAGCGGGGATTTATTCATGGCTGCCGCTGGGCAAAAAAGTGCTCGACAAGGTCTGCGCCATTATCCGTGAAGAGCAAAACCGCGCCGGGGCGCTGGAAATCTGGATGCCAACCATTCAATCCGCCGATCTGTGGCGCGAAAGCGGCCGCTATGATGACTATGGCAAAGAGATGCTGCGCATTGCGGACCGGCAGGAGCGTGATATGCTCTATGGCCCGACCAATGAAGAAATGGTGACGGATATTTTTCGCTCATATGTGCGCTCTTACCGTGATCTGCCGCTTAATCTCTATCATATCCAGTGGAAATTCCGCGATGAAATCCGCCCGCGTTTCGGTGTGATGCGTTCGCGCGAATTTTTGATGAAGGACGGCTATTCGTTTGATCTCGATTATGAAGGGGCGCGTGCCGCTTATAACCGCGTGTTTGTTTCTTACCTGCGCACCTTCACCCGCGCCGGTTTGAAAGCCATTCCCATGCGGGCCGATACCGGCCCGATTGGCGGCGATCTGAGCCATGAGTTCATCATCCTTGCCGATACAGGCGAGAGCGCGGTTTTCTGCGACAGGCAGTATCTTGATATGCCGGTGCCCGGCGCGGATGTGGATTTTACTGATGATGCGGCTATGGCCGATATTGTCGCGCAGTGGACAACGCCCTATGCCGCCACGGAAGAAATGCATGATGAAGCGGAATGGGAGAACGTGAAGGCGGGTGACCGTCTGGCGGCGCGCGGCATTGAAGTGGGGCATATTTTCCACTTTGGCGACAAATATTCCGCCCCGATGGGAGCAAGGGTGACAGGGCCTGATGGCAAGGAACATACGGTTTCCATGGGCTCTTACGGCATTGGCCCGTCCCGTCTGGTGGCGGCGGCGATTGAAGCCAGCCATGATGAAAACGGTATCATCTGGCCGAAGGCGATTGCGCCGTTTGATCTTGGCATTATCAATATGAAGCCCGGGGATGAGGCTTGCGACAAACTGGCGAAGCGTGTTTACACACAGGCCGGCAATGCCGGTTTTGACTGTCTGCTTGATGACAGCAGCGAGCGTGCCGGTTCCAAATTCGCCACTATGGATTTAATCGGCCTGCCGACCCAGATTATTATCGGGCCGCGTGGTGCCGCCGCCGGTGAGGTGGAAATCAAGGACCGCAAGAGCGGTGCGCGTGAAACCCTGTCTGTGGAAGCAGCCCTTAACCGTATTATGGCTTGA
- a CDS encoding MBL fold metallo-hydrolase (bhsal10790), protein MSAAQSAEFVFLPLGGVGEIGMNLAAYGYGPEDKREWLIVDMGVSFAGEDLPGADLILPDIRFLENERHNIRALVLTHAHEDHFGAVLDLWPRLKVPVYCTPFTAGLLETKRMTDFASYELPVQVFKAGDRFEAGAFAIEAIAVNHSIPDPVALAIRTPLGLAIHTGDWKIDSAPTLGEKTDEKRFRELGNEGVLALVCDSTNAQVERESITETEVSHNLAKIITEARGQVAITTFASNVGRVKSIALAAEAAGRRVLLVGRSMKRSAQVAAELGLMEGLAPFLSEEDYDSTPRDKIVLVLTGSQGEARAALAKIARDEMRDITLVEGDVIIYSSRSIPGNEKAIIETQNRLIDRGIEVITDHDAPVHVSGHPPRGHLRQMYEWTKPQILVPVHGEAMHLAAQAAFGEEMGISTIAEIRNGDMLRLAPGAVEVVDEVPVGRIYKDGKLLGDEDELGIRERRKLSYVGHVTVSFLLDKTGELAGEVQLVAYGLPETDGRGELMEDILFDAVEAAINNIPNKRRKDEDVVREAARKAVRSTVNGIWGKKTIVTVFLHRV, encoded by the coding sequence ATGTCCGCAGCACAGAGTGCCGAGTTTGTTTTTTTGCCTTTGGGGGGTGTCGGGGAAATCGGCATGAATCTGGCTGCCTATGGTTATGGGCCGGAAGATAAGCGGGAATGGCTGATTGTTGATATGGGCGTGAGCTTTGCCGGTGAGGATCTGCCCGGCGCGGATCTGATCCTGCCTGATATCCGTTTTCTGGAAAATGAACGTCATAATATCCGTGCGCTGGTATTGACCCATGCCCATGAAGACCATTTTGGCGCCGTGCTCGATTTGTGGCCGCGGCTGAAGGTGCCGGTTTATTGCACGCCATTTACCGCCGGATTGCTTGAAACAAAGCGGATGACAGATTTTGCTTCCTATGAATTGCCGGTGCAGGTGTTCAAGGCCGGTGACAGGTTTGAAGCCGGCGCATTTGCTATTGAGGCAATTGCCGTCAATCACTCTATCCCTGATCCGGTCGCGCTGGCGATCCGCACGCCTCTGGGGCTTGCCATCCATACCGGCGACTGGAAAATAGACAGTGCGCCGACACTGGGCGAAAAAACCGATGAAAAGCGCTTTCGTGAACTTGGGAATGAAGGGGTGCTGGCGCTTGTTTGCGATTCCACCAATGCGCAGGTGGAGCGTGAAAGCATCACGGAAACGGAAGTCAGCCATAATCTGGCAAAAATTATCACTGAGGCCAGGGGCCAAGTGGCGATCACCACTTTTGCTTCCAATGTCGGGCGGGTGAAATCCATCGCGCTGGCAGCCGAAGCGGCGGGGCGGCGGGTGCTGCTGGTTGGCCGTTCGATGAAACGCAGTGCGCAGGTGGCGGCAGAACTCGGGCTTATGGAAGGGCTGGCGCCTTTTTTGAGCGAAGAAGATTATGACTCGACACCCCGTGACAAAATTGTGCTGGTATTGACCGGCAGCCAGGGCGAGGCGCGTGCCGCGCTGGCGAAAATCGCCCGTGATGAAATGCGCGATATCACGCTTGTTGAGGGGGATGTGATCATTTACTCCTCGCGCAGTATTCCGGGCAATGAAAAGGCGATTATTGAAACGCAGAACCGGCTGATCGACCGCGGTATTGAGGTGATCACCGACCATGATGCGCCGGTGCATGTTTCCGGCCATCCGCCGCGCGGCCATCTGCGGCAGATGTATGAATGGACAAAGCCGCAAATTCTGGTGCCGGTGCATGGCGAGGCGATGCACCTGGCGGCACAGGCGGCTTTTGGGGAAGAAATGGGCATCAGCACAATTGCTGAAATCCGCAACGGCGATATGCTGCGGCTGGCGCCCGGCGCGGTGGAAGTGGTTGATGAAGTGCCGGTCGGCCGCATTTACAAGGATGGCAAACTGCTGGGAGATGAGGACGAGCTGGGTATCCGGGAACGGCGCAAGTTAAGCTATGTCGGCCATGTCACCGTGTCTTTTCTGCTTGATAAAACCGGCGAACTGGCCGGTGAAGTGCAGCTTGTCGCCTATGGCCTGCCGGAAACGGATGGCCGTGGTGAATTGATGGAAGATATACTGTTTGATGCGGTGGAAGCGGCCATCAACAATATACCGAACAAGCGCCGCAAGGATGAGGACGTTGTCCGCGAGGCGGCACGCAAGGCTGTCCGCTCAACTGTTAACGGGATCTGGGGCAAGAAAACCATTGTGACGGTGTTTTTACATCGGGTTTAA
- a CDS encoding Hypothetical protein (bhsal10800), whose amino-acid sequence MARTDQSGDWRTRLAPTLQELESLSREAFAFLPEKFRLLCGELTIQIADFPEDQVVEDMGLESPFELLCLFEGNRLGERFSLVSNNSANCITLFRRAILDYWAENEETLGEIISHVFIHEIGHHFGLSDEDMDALEEAAE is encoded by the coding sequence ATGGCTCGTACGGATCAAAGCGGGGACTGGCGCACGCGCCTTGCCCCCACATTGCAGGAACTGGAATCGCTCAGTCGTGAGGCTTTTGCCTTTCTGCCGGAAAAATTCCGGCTGTTATGTGGTGAATTGACGATACAGATCGCGGATTTTCCCGAAGATCAGGTTGTTGAGGATATGGGGCTGGAATCGCCCTTTGAATTGCTTTGCCTGTTTGAGGGCAACAGGCTGGGTGAGCGTTTTTCGCTTGTCAGCAATAACAGTGCAAACTGTATTACGCTGTTTCGGCGCGCCATTCTGGATTATTGGGCGGAAAATGAAGAAACATTGGGGGAGATTATTTCTCACGTGTTCATTCATGAGATCGGCCATCATTTTGGCTTGAGCGATGAAGATATGGACGCGCTGGAAGAAGCGGCTGAATAA
- the leuD gene encoding 3-isopropylmalate dehydratase small subunit (bhsal10810), whose translation MEKFTKLTGVAAPLPIVNIDTDMIIPKDYLKTIERTGLGKGLFADMRYREDGSENPDFVLNKPAYRKASILVAGDNFGCGSSREHAPWALLDFGVRCVISTSFADIFYNNCFKNGILPIKVTPEQLEALLDDASRGANATLTIDLEAREIHGPDGGVITFELDGFRRHCLLNGLDDIGLTLQKSSEIDAFEKRDAVERPWS comes from the coding sequence ATGGAAAAATTTACAAAATTGACAGGTGTTGCCGCACCATTGCCGATTGTCAATATTGATACGGATATGATTATTCCGAAGGATTATCTGAAAACGATTGAGCGCACCGGTCTTGGCAAAGGATTATTTGCTGATATGCGCTATCGGGAAGACGGCTCGGAAAATCCGGATTTTGTTCTTAACAAACCGGCATACCGCAAGGCGAGCATCCTGGTTGCAGGCGATAATTTCGGTTGCGGTTCTTCGCGCGAACATGCCCCATGGGCGTTGCTCGATTTTGGTGTGCGCTGTGTTATTTCAACATCTTTTGCCGATATTTTCTACAATAACTGCTTTAAAAACGGTATTTTGCCGATCAAGGTCACGCCGGAACAATTGGAAGCATTGCTTGATGACGCGTCGCGCGGCGCCAACGCAACCCTGACGATTGATCTGGAGGCCCGGGAAATTCACGGGCCGGATGGCGGCGTAATCACTTTTGAACTGGACGGGTTCCGCCGCCATTGCCTGCTGAACGGGCTGGATGATATTGGCCTTACCCTGCAAAAATCGTCTGAAATTGATGCTTTTGAAAAGCGGGACGCTGTTGAGCGTCCCTGGAGTTGA